In the genome of Maribacter forsetii DSM 18668, the window GGAAGCGTAACCGCTGGTAACTCATCTCAAATGAGTGATGGTGCAGCATTCGTTTTAATAATGAGCGAGGAAATGGTAAAAGAGTTAAATCTTGAACCTATTGCTAGATTAGTAAACTATGCAGCTGCAGGTGTACCACCAAGAATAATGGGTATAGGACCTATTGCCGCTATTCCAAAAGCATTAAAGCAAGCAGGATTAAAGCTGAACGATATTGATTTAATAGAATTGAATGAAGCCTTCGCTTCACAATCTTTAGCAGTAATGCGTGAATTGAAAATAAATCAAGATATCGTAAACGTAAATGGTGGCGCTATTGCACTTGGTCATCCTTTAGGATGTACCGGAGCAAAGTTATCTGTTCAGTTATTTGATGAAATGCGTAAAAGAGATATGCAGGGCAAATACGGTATGGTTACCATGTGCGTAGGTACAGGTCAAGGAGCTGCAGGAATATTTGAATTTTTAAATTAAATAATTAGAATCTAGAAGAAAGAAAAGAGATTAAAGATTAATGCTATACGGCTTTGAGGCACAATTATAAAAACTTGAAGATTTGGAAACTAGGTTTAGAAATAGCTAATGATGTTTCAGATGTATTAGTAAGTTTTCCTAATCATGAAAGATTCGATTTAAGCTCTCAAATGAGTAGGTGTTCAATTTCAATCCCAAGCAATATTGCGGAAGGTTCAGCTAGAACAGATAAATCTTTTAGTCATTTTCTAAGTATCTCTTTAGGTTCATCTTTTGAATTAGGAACACAATTATTAATAGCGAATAATAGAAATTATATAACTGATAATAAATTAAAATTACTTGAAGACAAAATTGAAGAATTTCAGAAAATGACCATGGGCTTTCAAAATAGCCTATCGTAATTCTCTTTTCTATTTTCTCAATTCTAACTTCTAAATACTATTAACAACATGAGTACAGATACAGCAAAAAAAGATATTCTTAGAGGAGGACAGTTCCTTGTAAAAGAAACCGATTGTGAAGATGTTTTCACACTTGAAGATTTGAACGAAGAGCAACGCATGATGCGTGAGAGTACCAAAGAATTTGTTGACAGAGAGCTTTGGGCACATTGGGAGCGTTTTGAGAATAAAGATTATGCTTTCACTGAAGAAACTATGCGTAAAGCTGGTGAGTTAGGATTATTGAGTGTTGCTGTACCAGAATCTTATGGTGGTATGGGAATGGGCTTTGTTTCTACTATGTTAGTATGTGATTACATCTCTGGAGCTACTGGTTCTTTCAGTACTGCTTTTGGTGCGCATACAGGTATCGGTACAATGCCAATAACCCTTTATGGATCTGAGGAGCAAAAACAAAAATATGTACCAAAATTAGCTTCTGGAGAATGGTTTGGCGCTTATTGCCTTACTGAGCCAGGTGCTGGATCTGATGCAAATTCAGGAAAAACGAAAGCTGTACTTTCTGAAGATGGTAAATCTTACAGTATTTCAGGACAGAAAATGTGGATTTCTAACGCTGGCTTCTGTAACATGTTTATCGTATTTGCACGTATTGAAGATGACAAAAACATTACTGGTTTTATTGTTGAAAATGATCCTAGTAACGGAATTACTTTAGGTGACGAAGAAAAGAAATTAGGTATTCACTCCTCTTCTACTCGTCAAGTTTTCTTCAATGAAACAAAAGTTTCTGTAGAGAATATGCTTTCTACTAGAGGAAACGGATTTAAAATTGCAATGAACGCTTTAAATGTTGGTCGTATTAAATTAGCTGCTGCTTGTTTAGATGCACAACGAAGAGTTATTGGAGAAGCTACTAAATACGCTAACGAGCGTATTCAGTTCAAAACTCCTATCATGAACTTTGGCGCTATTAAATCTAAAATTGCTGACATGGCAACAAGTGTTTATGTTGATGAATCTGCGAGTTACAGAGCTGCAAAGAATATTGAAGATCGTATTGCTATTCGTGAAGCTGAAGGGAATACACACCAAGAAGCTGAATTAAAAGGTGTTGAAGAATATGCTATTGAATGTTCTATTCTTAAAGTAGCAGTTTCTGAAGATTGTCAAAATACTACAGATGAAGGAATCCAGATTTTCGGTGGTATGGGCTTTAGTGCCGATACGCCTATGGAATCTGCTTGGAGAGATTCTAGAATTGCACGTATTTATGAAGGTACCAACGAAATCAATAGAATGTTGGCTGTAGGTATGCTTGTTAAAAAAGCTATGAAAGGTCATGTTGATCTTTTGGGTCCTGCAACTGCTGTTGGTGAAGAGTTAATGGGTATTCCTTCTTTTGATACTCCTGATTTTTCAGAATTATTTGCTGAGGAAAAAGATATTCTAAAAAGATTGAAAAAGGTATTTTTAATGGTTGCCGGTTCTGCCGTTCAGAAATATGGACCAGAATTAGAGAAACACCAACAATTAATGTTGGCGGCATCTGATATTCTTATTGAGGTATATATGGCAGAATCTGCTTTATTACGAACAGAGAAAAATGCAAAACGTTTTGGCGAAGAAGCACAAGCTACACAAATAGCTATGTCTAAATTATATTTATTCAATGCAACTGAAACCATCATCAATAAAGGAAAAGAAGCTATTATTTCTTTTGCTGAAGGTGATGAGCAAAGAATGATGTTAATGGGCCTTAAACGTTTTACAAAATATACAAACTACCCTAATGTAGTTGCCTTACGCACACAAATTGCCGATAAGGTTGCTGCAGACAACGGTTATACGTTTGACTAATTCAGATTACCTTTTGTTGTTTGGTAACTTGAATATTAAACCGTCCCAATTGGGGCGGTTTTTTTGTTTGGTAAACATTGATATTGCAACTATTTTTAAACCATGAACAAGAAATTACTAGAGCAGGTTTATAACACTTCAGATTTTAATTTAAACGGGCATCAATTAATTGATCAACTGACTTCACATTTAGAGGATAAGCTACATACATCTTCCCGTAATGCTATTGATTGGAACAATCCTGAAAATGAACTTGAATTTTGGAGAGATTTTTTATCTAACGGAAATAGTGAGGATTTGTTCAAAGAAATCACCAATAGAACCACACATATTCACCACCCACATTATATTGGTCATCAAGTGAGTCCGCCTGCGCCAATTACAGCATTAACAAGTTTAATTAGTTCTCTATTAAATAATGGAACAGCGGTTTATGAAATGGGAATGTCCTCCAATGCAATTGAGCGAATTATTGTAGAGTTCATATGCCAAAAAATTGGGTTCAATGATTTTTCAGGAGGATTTTTAACTTCTGGGGGAACCTTAGCGAACCTGACGGCATTATTGAGTGCTAGAAAAGCCATTACAAAGAAAGATATATGGAATGAAGGCAATCAAAATCAACTGGGAATTATGGTGAGCGAAGAAGCGCATTACTGCGTTGATCGTGCCGCTAGAATCATGGGGTTAGGCGAACAAGGTATTATTAAAGTTCCTGTTACAAAAGGCTTTAGCATGGATACTGAGGTTCTAGAAACCAAACTTAAAGAAGCAATTGAAAATGGTATTGAAGTATTTGCCATTGTTGGTAGTGCACCGTCCACTGCAACTGGAATATTTGATAATCTTGAAATCATAGGTGAGTTTGCTAAAAAACATGATATCTGGTTCCATGTTGACGGTGCCCATGGTGGAGCGGGAATTTTTTCTAAAAAATATAAGTATAGCCTTAAAGGTATTGAGCAAGCGGACTCTGTTGTTATTGACGGACATAAAATGATGATGATGCCGGCATTGACCACTGCCCTACTCTTTAAAAACGAGATCAACGCGAAAACTACATTTAGCCAAAAAGCAGATTACCTATTGTCTGACTCTGAACATGAAGATTGGTACAACTCTGGTAAACGCACGTTTGAATGTACTAAAAACATGATGGGTATTCACTGGTTCACACTCTTAAAACTATACGGAGAAGAAGTCTTTGACGCTAATGTGACCCATCTTTATGATATGGGTGCGCTATTTGCAAATTTAATTGAACAAGAGCCAAATTTTGAATTGGCACTTCAACCCATGTCCAACATAGTATGTTTTAGATACTTATCGCCAAATTCAGATACTGAAAACCTAAACTCCTTAAATATAAAAATTCGCCAATTTCTATTAGAAGATGGTGAATTTTATATTGTACAAACGAAGTTAAAAGGAAAACATTATTTACGTATCACTGTTATGAATCCCTTTACAACAGAGCTACATTTTAAAGCCCTAATTAATAAAATTAAGGCTTATGTCAACAATTGATTATTCTCTTAGAGACTCCATCATTTGATCTTCACTTTCTTTTTTAGAGAAGTTTATAGCACACTCTATTAGTGCTAAATGTGAGTATGCTTGAGGGAAGTTCCCTAACAATCTTTTGGTCTTAAAATCAATATCTTCACTAAACAGACCTAAATGATTACTATAACTCAATAATCGTTCAAAATATTCAAGTGCTTTCTTGCGTTCTCCAATTTTGAACAAGCTATTTATATACCAGAATGTACATACCGTAAATGATGATGATGGCAAACCAAAATCATCTTCATTCTTATAACGGTATAGCAACCCGTCATTACTTAATTCTTTACCAATTGCATTAACCGTTTTTACATAGCGCTCATCTTTAGCTTTTACACAACCATAAGATTCCATCAGTAATACGGAAGCATCTAGCTCTTTGGAACCGTAAGATTGCGTGTATGCCCCTACTTCCTCATTCCATGCATTATCATAGATATCTTTCCAGATTTCAGCTCTAATTGGTTCCCATTTTTCAATTTTATGTTTTTTACCTAACATCTCTGCCACTTTTATAGCACGATCTAAGGCTGTCCAACATAAAACCTTAGAGAAGGTAAAATGCCTGTCTTCCGCACGAAACTCCCAAATACCTTTATCGGCATCTTTCCAGTTGTTGCTAACGATCCAAACGATTCCTTTTGTTATCGCCCATAAATCCTCGCCATTCTCTATATCAATGCTGAATTTTACCATCTGCTCATATATCACATCCATCAGAATACCATAAATATCATTCTGTTTTTGGTGGTATGCCGCATTACCAATACGTACTGGTTTTGAGCCTTTATAACCTGCTAAGTGTTCTAGTGTTTCCTCCGTTAGTTTTTTCTCCTTATTAATTCCGTACATAATTTGCAGCTTCTCTGCCTTATCCGGAATTAAATCTATAATGAATTGTAAATAGCGTCTAGCTACATTCTTGTGCCCTAGTTCAGATACAACCTTAATTACCATAGATGCATCACGTATCCAACAGAAACGATAATCCCAATTACGTACTTCACCAATAGTTTCCGGTAATGAAGTCGTTGCCGCTGCAAGTACGGCTCCAGTTTTATCATAGCTCAAAAGTTTTAAGGTCAATGCACTTCTGGTAATTTCCTCGTTGAACTTTTTATATGTAGGTGTTAAGTCTACCCAATTTAACCAATATACCTTTGTATTCTGTAAATCTAGGTAAGCTCTATCTGTTGTTGGCAATAACAATTTCTCATTATAACCCATCATCATAAACTCATCTTCTGTAATGGTTATGGTAGAACTGTCTACAACAGCATTTTTATCAAATGACGTATATAAGAAAACGGTATCAAATTTTACATCATGGGTAAGGCTAGCTATAAAATCTTTTTTAATAAAGGTTTCTGTAGTACCCATTGCATATTCTAACTTTGGATCATACAATACAGAAAAGCTGGGTTTACCTGATATATGCTTAAAATAGCGTACCAGTTCTGGCGGAGAATGATATTTTTTCTCCTCTTTACGGTATCTAGGCATAAAATCATGAATTTCAAAATGATCATTGCCAGATTTAAATGATGTGATTAAAATATTTGTAAACTGTTCATATTTCTGTGAGATTTCATAGCTGTCATCTACATTAATCTCAAAACTACCACCAATATTTTCATCTAATAATTTCGCAAATACCGACGGACTATCAAATTCTGGTAAACAACACCAGTCTATACTTCCTGTCTTTGAAATTAATGCTGCACTTCTACAATTCCCTATTATTCCGTAGTCTAAATTATCCATTCAATAAAAATCTTGATTCATATGAGGTTTCAATTGGTATTGCCCTCCTTTTTCCCGAAATTTAGAGAAATAAATATCAAAAAGTAGCAAAAAAAACTCTTTTATGGCGAAAACTATCATTATCTCAAATAGACTACCTGTACAATTACAAATTAGCAATGGAGACATTACTGCAGTGCCAAGTGTAGGTGGACTGGCTACTGGAATGAAATCTGTACACTCTGGCGGTGATAGCCTTTGGATTGGTTGGAGCGGATTAACCGACGAAGAAATTCCTGAAGAGTTGATACCAAAAATTGATAGCGCACTCGCGGAACACGGTTCTTCTAAAGTTAACTTGACAGAAAAAGAGGTGGAGGGATTTTACTATGGATTTAGCAATAGAACCATTTGGCCACTATTCCATTATTTTTTAGAGTATTCTGAGTTTGAATTGGAAAGTTGGGAAATTTATAAAGCGGTAAACCAGAAGTTTGCCGATGCCATTCTAGCTAAAGCGGATAATGAAGATACCATATGGATTCATGATTACCAGCTAATGTTGGTACCACAGATGGTACGTGCAGAAAGACCGGATATTTCTATTGGGTTCTTTTTACACATTCCTTTTCCTTCCTATGAGATATTTAGAACATTACCCTGGCGACAAGAAGTATTACAAGGTTTGCTGGGTTCAGATTTAATTGGTTTCCATACCTATGACTACGAACGTCACTTTTTAAGCTCTGTACGTAGATTATTAGGCTTAGAGGTAAGTTTTAATGATATCTATCTTGATGATAGAGTGATTAAAGTAGATTCCTTCCCTATGGGTATTGATTATAAAAAATTCAGTGAAGCAGCCAAAGAACATTCCCAACGAAGTGAAGATGAAAAGTCTGAATTACAAAAACGATTAGATACTCATAAAAAATCTGCACCTGATGCTAAATTCTTTTTATCTATTGATAGATTAGATTATACCAAGGGTATTGCAAAACGTTTAAATGCTTTTGAGTATTTCTTAAATAAATACCCACAATACAAAGAGAAAGTAAGACTTATTATTCTTGCCGTTCCTTCACGTTCCAATGTGCCACAATATCAATTATTAAAACGGGAAGTAGATGAGTTAGTTGGTCGTATAAACGGAGAACTTTCAACCGTTAGTTGGACCCCAATTTGGTATTTCTACAGATCTATGCCGTTCGATAATTTAATTGATTTATACACTTCTTCAGATATTGCTTGGTTAACGCCAATTAGAGATGGTATGAACTTGGTAGCCAAAGAATATATTGCTACAAGAACGGATAAGACGGGAGTACTAATTCTTAGCGAAATGGCTGGTTCTGCCAATGAAATGAACGAATCTTTACTAATTAACCCTAATAACTTTGAACAAATAGCAGATTCGCTCTACGAGGCTATCAATATGCCTAAAGAAGAACAGATTTCTCGAAACACCTTATTACAAAAGCGACTGGAACGTTATAATGTAGAA includes:
- a CDS encoding four helix bundle protein; translated protein: MKIWKLGLEIANDVSDVLVSFPNHERFDLSSQMSRCSISIPSNIAEGSARTDKSFSHFLSISLGSSFELGTQLLIANNRNYITDNKLKLLEDKIEEFQKMTMGFQNSLS
- a CDS encoding pyridoxal phosphate-dependent decarboxylase family protein — translated: MNKKLLEQVYNTSDFNLNGHQLIDQLTSHLEDKLHTSSRNAIDWNNPENELEFWRDFLSNGNSEDLFKEITNRTTHIHHPHYIGHQVSPPAPITALTSLISSLLNNGTAVYEMGMSSNAIERIIVEFICQKIGFNDFSGGFLTSGGTLANLTALLSARKAITKKDIWNEGNQNQLGIMVSEEAHYCVDRAARIMGLGEQGIIKVPVTKGFSMDTEVLETKLKEAIENGIEVFAIVGSAPSTATGIFDNLEIIGEFAKKHDIWFHVDGAHGGAGIFSKKYKYSLKGIEQADSVVIDGHKMMMMPALTTALLFKNEINAKTTFSQKADYLLSDSEHEDWYNSGKRTFECTKNMMGIHWFTLLKLYGEEVFDANVTHLYDMGALFANLIEQEPNFELALQPMSNIVCFRYLSPNSDTENLNSLNIKIRQFLLEDGEFYIVQTKLKGKHYLRITVMNPFTTELHFKALINKIKAYVNN
- a CDS encoding glycoside hydrolase family 15 protein; its protein translation is MDNLDYGIIGNCRSAALISKTGSIDWCCLPEFDSPSVFAKLLDENIGGSFEINVDDSYEISQKYEQFTNILITSFKSGNDHFEIHDFMPRYRKEEKKYHSPPELVRYFKHISGKPSFSVLYDPKLEYAMGTTETFIKKDFIASLTHDVKFDTVFLYTSFDKNAVVDSSTITITEDEFMMMGYNEKLLLPTTDRAYLDLQNTKVYWLNWVDLTPTYKKFNEEITRSALTLKLLSYDKTGAVLAAATTSLPETIGEVRNWDYRFCWIRDASMVIKVVSELGHKNVARRYLQFIIDLIPDKAEKLQIMYGINKEKKLTEETLEHLAGYKGSKPVRIGNAAYHQKQNDIYGILMDVIYEQMVKFSIDIENGEDLWAITKGIVWIVSNNWKDADKGIWEFRAEDRHFTFSKVLCWTALDRAIKVAEMLGKKHKIEKWEPIRAEIWKDIYDNAWNEEVGAYTQSYGSKELDASVLLMESYGCVKAKDERYVKTVNAIGKELSNDGLLYRYKNEDDFGLPSSSFTVCTFWYINSLFKIGERKKALEYFERLLSYSNHLGLFSEDIDFKTKRLLGNFPQAYSHLALIECAINFSKKESEDQMMESLRE
- a CDS encoding acyl-CoA dehydrogenase family protein encodes the protein MSTDTAKKDILRGGQFLVKETDCEDVFTLEDLNEEQRMMRESTKEFVDRELWAHWERFENKDYAFTEETMRKAGELGLLSVAVPESYGGMGMGFVSTMLVCDYISGATGSFSTAFGAHTGIGTMPITLYGSEEQKQKYVPKLASGEWFGAYCLTEPGAGSDANSGKTKAVLSEDGKSYSISGQKMWISNAGFCNMFIVFARIEDDKNITGFIVENDPSNGITLGDEEKKLGIHSSSTRQVFFNETKVSVENMLSTRGNGFKIAMNALNVGRIKLAAACLDAQRRVIGEATKYANERIQFKTPIMNFGAIKSKIADMATSVYVDESASYRAAKNIEDRIAIREAEGNTHQEAELKGVEEYAIECSILKVAVSEDCQNTTDEGIQIFGGMGFSADTPMESAWRDSRIARIYEGTNEINRMLAVGMLVKKAMKGHVDLLGPATAVGEELMGIPSFDTPDFSELFAEEKDILKRLKKVFLMVAGSAVQKYGPELEKHQQLMLAASDILIEVYMAESALLRTEKNAKRFGEEAQATQIAMSKLYLFNATETIINKGKEAIISFAEGDEQRMMLMGLKRFTKYTNYPNVVALRTQIADKVAADNGYTFD
- a CDS encoding bifunctional alpha,alpha-trehalose-phosphate synthase (UDP-forming)/trehalose-phosphatase, encoding MAKTIIISNRLPVQLQISNGDITAVPSVGGLATGMKSVHSGGDSLWIGWSGLTDEEIPEELIPKIDSALAEHGSSKVNLTEKEVEGFYYGFSNRTIWPLFHYFLEYSEFELESWEIYKAVNQKFADAILAKADNEDTIWIHDYQLMLVPQMVRAERPDISIGFFLHIPFPSYEIFRTLPWRQEVLQGLLGSDLIGFHTYDYERHFLSSVRRLLGLEVSFNDIYLDDRVIKVDSFPMGIDYKKFSEAAKEHSQRSEDEKSELQKRLDTHKKSAPDAKFFLSIDRLDYTKGIAKRLNAFEYFLNKYPQYKEKVRLIILAVPSRSNVPQYQLLKREVDELVGRINGELSTVSWTPIWYFYRSMPFDNLIDLYTSSDIAWLTPIRDGMNLVAKEYIATRTDKTGVLILSEMAGSANEMNESLLINPNNFEQIADSLYEAINMPKEEQISRNTLLQKRLERYNVEKWANDFMNSLVGQKEKDQTYKSKKLSEKLMNNVMDDYSKAKRRLVFLDYDGTLAGFHTDPQKASPDEELYKLLDAISSQPNTDMYLISGRDKETFTKWFLPKKYNMIVEHGVWISQGGEEFRMLETVKKDWMEKILPVLESFVDRTPGSFIEEKNYSLAWHYRKTDPDFGQKRSVELNTVLTSLIANDDLSVLNGNKVMEIKSSNVNKGRASMRVYTEHEYDFVFAIGDDWTDEFMFQELPEDSITVKVGRQKTQARYFVDNTKNVRTILKRFADEG